A genomic segment from Amygdalobacter nucleatus encodes:
- a CDS encoding endo-alpha-N-acetylgalactosaminidase family protein, whose translation MEVEYKQSGFSLDENTLSLQFWQNGCQVAQCHNESPYLLIDGEKLPFTAARQIKHTSYRTGTGVGVKSTYSNIAWHGKQLKLTFSTKITLEFSSETFYLEFIPECELDKELKLEALNWPASLELTAAEIESNTNKFCPPPTGANYTVIPYMQGLLIPDTWPETFPNLPFDGRFGTEAAYLPWFAQFKGQTAYMAIVKTAANAKYKVTHQAYEPTEVELSFEPSLGQLAYKRVVQLVLFTNADYNTACAYYRKQAKAEGRFLSLSAKAALNKKVADLVGSFFVHCGIKTHIQPESDMYDPSAPTKNERLVTFKEREQDAINFVKRKIKKLYMHLDGWAEPGYDNEHPDFYPACEKAGGFEGMRQLIQAMHKAGYLFGIHDQYRDFYFKAPSFDRNQACQQSDGSIYEHKRWAGGRQSYLCASVARQYVRRNFTRLKDAGITLDAAYLDVFTCNEGDECYNPEHLMSRVDCYKYRCECFDYLTANGIIPSSEEVNDWAVRSLVFCHYAPYDFMLRKPGAPKYGLPVPLFNLVYHDSLIIPWMMEKHEKEDYMLYALLNGGAPYYIRDAAYPNIDGAFKSQAMPEEMQRERCQVVADLHAQVAYMPLREHHFLNQAGSKQVSVFANEVENKNKDLTKVLVDFTTSTYKITSEGGKTAVREADRPMQK comes from the coding sequence ATGGAGGTTGAATATAAGCAAAGTGGCTTTAGCCTGGATGAAAACACATTGAGCCTGCAATTTTGGCAAAATGGCTGTCAAGTAGCACAGTGCCATAACGAAAGCCCTTATCTTCTCATTGACGGTGAGAAACTACCATTTACCGCTGCCAGACAGATTAAACATACAAGCTATCGAACAGGTACAGGCGTAGGTGTTAAATCGACATATAGCAATATTGCATGGCATGGCAAACAACTGAAATTAACCTTTAGCACCAAAATAACACTTGAATTTAGTAGCGAAACTTTTTATTTAGAATTTATACCTGAGTGTGAATTAGACAAAGAACTGAAATTGGAAGCGCTAAACTGGCCAGCATCTCTGGAACTGACGGCAGCTGAAATAGAATCAAACACAAACAAGTTCTGCCCGCCACCAACAGGCGCTAATTACACTGTTATCCCTTATATGCAAGGCCTTTTAATTCCAGATACTTGGCCTGAAACATTTCCTAACTTACCGTTTGATGGACGCTTTGGTACAGAGGCAGCTTACTTACCTTGGTTTGCACAATTTAAAGGCCAAACAGCCTACATGGCAATTGTAAAAACCGCAGCCAATGCTAAATACAAAGTTACCCACCAAGCTTACGAGCCAACAGAAGTTGAACTAAGTTTTGAGCCAAGTTTAGGCCAATTAGCCTATAAGCGTGTAGTTCAGTTGGTACTCTTTACCAATGCCGATTACAACACAGCTTGTGCCTATTATCGCAAACAAGCCAAAGCTGAGGGCCGCTTCCTTTCCTTAAGCGCCAAAGCTGCTCTAAATAAGAAAGTTGCTGATTTAGTGGGTTCTTTCTTTGTGCATTGCGGCATTAAGACCCATATTCAGCCAGAATCTGACATGTATGATCCAAGTGCCCCTACCAAAAACGAACGACTTGTCACATTTAAAGAGCGCGAACAAGATGCTATAAATTTTGTTAAGCGTAAAATTAAAAAACTATATATGCACTTAGACGGTTGGGCAGAACCTGGCTATGACAACGAACATCCTGATTTCTATCCAGCTTGTGAAAAAGCAGGTGGATTTGAGGGCATGCGGCAATTAATTCAAGCTATGCATAAAGCAGGCTATCTATTCGGCATTCATGATCAGTATCGTGACTTTTACTTCAAAGCCCCTAGCTTTGACAGAAATCAAGCCTGTCAACAATCTGACGGCAGCATTTATGAACACAAAAGATGGGCTGGAGGTCGCCAATCTTACTTATGTGCAAGTGTCGCTAGACAATATGTGCGCCGCAATTTTACTCGCTTGAAAGACGCTGGTATAACGTTAGACGCTGCATATTTGGATGTATTTACGTGTAATGAGGGTGATGAATGTTACAATCCAGAACATTTGATGAGTCGAGTCGATTGCTACAAATATCGCTGTGAGTGCTTTGATTATCTAACAGCTAACGGAATCATTCCTAGCTCTGAAGAAGTCAACGATTGGGCTGTGAGGAGCTTAGTTTTCTGCCATTATGCGCCTTATGATTTCATGCTAAGAAAACCAGGCGCCCCGAAATATGGCCTGCCAGTACCATTGTTCAACTTGGTTTATCATGACAGCTTAATTATTCCATGGATGATGGAAAAACACGAAAAAGAAGACTACATGCTGTATGCTCTATTAAACGGCGGAGCACCTTATTATATTCGTGATGCAGCTTATCCTAATATTGATGGTGCATTTAAGAGCCAAGCTATGCCTGAAGAAATGCAGCGTGAGCGCTGCCAAGTGGTGGCGGATTTACATGCACAAGTTGCTTATATGCCTTTACGAGAGCATCATTTCTTGAACCAAGCTGGTAGCAAGCAGGTGAGCGTGTTTGCTAATGAAGTGGAAAATAAAAATAAAGATCTAACAAAAGTGCTAGTGGATTTTACAACAAGTACTTATAAGATTACGTCTGAGGGGGGAAAAACAGCAGTAAGGGAGGCAGACAGACCCATGCAAAAATAA
- a CDS encoding AraC family transcriptional regulator: MTYVASYLPTELAITAIITVHYFEYSKEFSFAGERHPFWEFMYVNKGQILVKTDNEQQILKSGQIIFHKPNEFHALKAHNNQAPSIAVASFVSASPLLKFFEHKVLSLSQEEKELLATLLSNAKQIFQSPLNIPQVEKVCFRPNLLPGEKQLLKISLEYFLLKIRQRSLAQVVEHLPNKKKIQIHTHLSNSKQAINDESVSAPIDLICSYLEDHIFSNLSLKELSTIFAFSCSNIESLFHKHKGCGVYAYFTLLKMEKAKELLRENRLSVGQIAILLQFSSQQHFSKRFKQLCQLTPSAYQHSVNAITKSIKGDDI; encoded by the coding sequence ATGACATACGTTGCAAGCTACCTACCAACTGAATTAGCTATTACGGCTATAATTACCGTTCACTATTTTGAATATAGCAAAGAGTTCAGCTTTGCTGGCGAACGACACCCATTTTGGGAATTTATGTATGTAAACAAGGGGCAAATATTAGTCAAAACAGATAATGAACAGCAAATTCTCAAATCAGGTCAGATTATCTTTCACAAGCCCAACGAATTTCACGCTTTGAAAGCCCATAATAATCAAGCACCGAGTATAGCTGTTGCTTCTTTCGTTTCAGCCTCGCCACTCTTAAAGTTTTTTGAGCACAAAGTGCTTTCTTTAAGTCAGGAAGAAAAAGAATTACTTGCCACGCTGCTCAGCAATGCTAAGCAGATTTTTCAAAGTCCGCTCAATATCCCTCAAGTAGAAAAAGTTTGTTTTAGACCGAATCTTTTGCCTGGTGAAAAGCAATTATTAAAAATCAGTCTGGAGTATTTTTTGCTGAAAATCAGGCAACGTAGTCTAGCCCAAGTTGTCGAACATTTGCCAAATAAAAAAAAGATTCAAATTCACACGCATCTAAGCAATTCCAAGCAAGCAATTAATGATGAGTCAGTATCAGCTCCCATTGATCTAATTTGTAGCTATCTGGAAGATCATATTTTCAGCAACTTGTCACTCAAAGAACTATCGACAATTTTTGCTTTTAGCTGTTCCAATATCGAAAGTTTATTTCATAAACACAAAGGTTGTGGTGTTTATGCTTATTTTACCTTGTTGAAGATGGAAAAAGCGAAAGAGTTGCTTAGAGAAAATCGCTTAAGTGTAGGACAAATTGCAATTTTGCTCCAATTTAGTTCCCAGCAGCATTTTTCCAAACGCTTCAAGCAATTGTGCCAGCTTACACCCAGTGCTTACCAACACTCTGTCAACGCTATCACAAAATCAATCAAAGGGGACGATATTTAA
- a CDS encoding AAA family ATPase codes for MVFEEGGYLIVDEIENHFNHEIVATLTRFFMNKLVNKNGATLIFSTHYSELLDEFDHNDGIYIVRNKNGIYAQKLSEILQKNDIKKSEAFESNFLGGTVPTYDSYIQLKEAIISGKIRET; via the coding sequence ATGGTATTTGAAGAGGGCGGATATTTAATTGTTGATGAGATTGAAAATCATTTTAATCATGAAATTGTAGCTACACTTACAAGATTCTTTATGAATAAGCTGGTAAATAAAAATGGAGCAACATTAATTTTTTCAACCCATTATTCAGAATTGCTTGATGAATTTGATCACAACGATGGAATCTATATTGTTAGAAATAAAAATGGTATTTATGCGCAGAAACTTAGCGAGATTCTTCAAAAAAATGATATAAAAAAGAGTGAAGCTTTCGAGAGCAATTTTCTTGGAGGAACTGTACCTACTTATGACTCCTATATTCAGTTAAAAGAAGCCATTATTTCAGGAAAAATACGGGAGACATAG
- a CDS encoding AAA family ATPase, with translation MNASGKTSLLKVISFVIEFINDESINNISNKDILRDSENVEIIAYFFDPKNGVCKLESEISRTKDNKIESRYIINDERLWVKKKSKVKTKQDLFKFNSDQLAKKRDNKAEFLKDDTSIILSINRNQRFYLKDLIKLTNVNLLRLIGNFPHELIAFLDPNIENISFDKNTGEAKLKFYGR, from the coding sequence ATTAACGCATCAGGTAAAACATCTTTACTGAAAGTAATTTCTTTTGTTATCGAATTTATCAATGACGAATCTATCAATAATATTAGCAATAAAGATATTTTACGAGATTCAGAAAATGTAGAAATTATAGCCTATTTCTTTGACCCTAAAAATGGTGTATGCAAGCTTGAATCAGAAATTAGCAGAACAAAAGATAATAAAATTGAAAGTAGATATATTATCAACGATGAACGCTTATGGGTAAAGAAAAAATCTAAGGTAAAAACAAAACAAGATTTGTTTAAGTTTAATTCTGATCAATTGGCTAAAAAAAGAGATAATAAGGCCGAATTTTTGAAAGATGATACCAGTATCATACTGTCTATTAATAGGAACCAACGCTTTTACTTGAAGGATTTAATTAAGTTAACAAACGTAAACTTATTGAGACTAATTGGCAACTTTCCGCATGAATTAATTGCTTTTTTGGATCCGAACATTGAGAACATTTCCTTTGATAAAAATACTGGAGAAGCAAAATTAAAATTTTATGGTCGATAA
- a CDS encoding AraC family transcriptional regulator encodes MENQGFVADERLYRFQEICELSILGKVDIAYKKMLQQALFIKDHPNEGRLCRVFLNAMNQAHYHIFLNAFDVSFHQLCYQHGILFHEIKNWDDFVRTGQQIIYDYALAVHSIHAKHHGAIYKVIRYIRDNLDTALSLEQMANEVFMSRSYLSHSFKETMGENIKDFIYRERMRLAENLLISSNLGIEEISLRCGYQSLAYFSASFRRFFHMSSTECRDYVE; translated from the coding sequence ATGGAAAATCAGGGCTTTGTTGCTGATGAACGCCTATATAGATTTCAAGAAATATGCGAGCTGTCGATCTTAGGCAAAGTGGACATAGCTTATAAAAAAATGCTGCAACAGGCTCTGTTCATTAAGGACCACCCCAATGAAGGGAGACTTTGCAGAGTATTTCTCAATGCGATGAATCAGGCGCATTATCATATATTCTTAAACGCCTTTGATGTGTCTTTTCACCAGCTATGCTATCAGCACGGCATTCTGTTCCATGAGATTAAAAATTGGGATGATTTTGTTAGAACTGGTCAACAAATTATTTATGATTATGCGCTGGCGGTACACAGTATTCATGCCAAGCATCACGGAGCAATTTACAAAGTAATTAGGTATATAAGGGACAATTTGGATACAGCACTCAGCTTAGAACAGATGGCCAATGAGGTGTTCATGAGCCGTTCCTATCTTTCCCATAGCTTCAAAGAGACGATGGGTGAGAATATCAAGGATTTCATCTATCGGGAAAGAATGCGCTTAGCTGAGAATTTGCTGATTTCCAGTAATTTGGGCATCGAAGAAATTTCTCTCCGCTGCGGCTACCAGTCTTTAGCGTATTTTTCTGCTTCTTTCCGTCGCTTCTTCCATATGAGTTCGACTGAATGTAGAGATTATGTGGAATAG
- a CDS encoding iron chelate uptake ABC transporter family permease subunit, with translation MNPVRIVLSGVAINSVLMGFTTLLQLIYSDSLSGVLAFLNGSISASTWYDVRLILAKALQAKFNVPYLELNFYGYQACLNSSEQIAKLLELNIKSNFREKVDSRCARLKMLPYYLRQTSKPLLIYSVAREEVNLGLAEALKPFGLEFAAQLDLTASEEERIAACQTWHDALVFADEETLDLLDASNEKVLISFPWYHTSIYAEHLPFMGLRGMDYILEKVMHYTAKHFIF, from the coding sequence ATGAATCCTGTTCGTATTGTTCTGTCAGGCGTGGCAATCAACTCGGTACTCATGGGTTTCACGACTTTATTGCAACTTATATACAGTGATAGCTTGTCGGGTGTTTTAGCCTTTTTGAACGGTTCAATTTCAGCTTCGACTTGGTATGACGTGCGCTTGATTTTAGCTAAAGCGTTACAAGCAAAGTTCAACGTGCCTTATTTAGAGCTGAATTTTTATGGCTATCAGGCTTGCTTAAATAGTTCGGAACAAATTGCTAAGTTGCTTGAGCTTAACATTAAGTCGAATTTTAGGGAAAAAGTTGATAGTCGTTGTGCGCGCCTAAAAATGCTGCCTTACTATCTTCGTCAAACGAGTAAACCGCTTCTCATCTACAGTGTAGCTAGAGAAGAAGTCAACTTGGGTTTAGCAGAAGCTCTCAAGCCATTTGGCTTGGAGTTTGCTGCGCAACTTGATTTAACGGCATCTGAAGAAGAACGCATTGCAGCTTGTCAAACGTGGCACGATGCGCTTGTCTTTGCCGATGAGGAGACTTTGGATTTACTTGATGCAAGTAATGAAAAGGTCTTAATCAGTTTCCCGTGGTATCACACAAGTATTTATGCTGAGCATCTTCCCTTCATGGGGCTAAGAGGTATGGATTACATCTTAGAAAAAGTGATGCATTACACAGCCAAACATTTTATTTTTTGA
- a CDS encoding flavodoxin family protein yields the protein MKFAIIYSSLTGCTKRVAEALYAGLDQLKAYPEISQIAKSIDNFRNKPDVSDADIVALGYFVSQASMEDDLKKFLPNLKGKRVFVFCTLAYFAESEHAFKSIQSGVNLVKAAGAEVIGSYVCNGALAPDIIARFKSIAESKMEENWPMHHHAFTPEKGLRYELFKNHPTKLECELASERFNERVILSEKILNLHK from the coding sequence ATGAAATTCGCTATTATCTATAGTTCACTCACAGGTTGTACAAAAAGAGTTGCCGAGGCTTTGTATGCCGGACTTGACCAGCTTAAAGCTTATCCAGAAATTTCTCAAATTGCAAAATCGATCGACAATTTTCGCAATAAACCAGATGTAAGTGATGCCGATATTGTAGCACTCGGTTATTTTGTTTCCCAAGCTAGTATGGAAGATGATTTGAAAAAGTTCCTACCTAATCTCAAGGGTAAGCGCGTTTTCGTCTTTTGCACTTTGGCTTATTTTGCCGAATCTGAGCATGCTTTCAAGTCCATCCAAAGTGGTGTTAATTTGGTGAAAGCAGCAGGCGCTGAGGTGATTGGTAGTTATGTCTGTAACGGAGCCCTCGCCCCAGACATCATTGCGCGGTTTAAGTCAATTGCAGAAAGCAAGATGGAGGAAAATTGGCCGATGCATCATCACGCTTTTACGCCAGAAAAAGGGCTTCGCTATGAGTTATTCAAAAACCATCCTACTAAGTTAGAATGTGAGCTTGCAAGTGAGCGCTTCAATGAGCGTGTGATTTTGTCGGAGAAAATCCTAAATTTGCATAAGTGA
- a CDS encoding type II toxin-antitoxin system YafQ family toxin, which yields MSLQIVLSKRFKKDLKLAKRRGLDLNLLNKIVDKLANGEKLDEKYRDHEQFGDLFGFRECHIKPDWMLVYRIDGCNLVLFLNRTGSHADLFSM from the coding sequence ATGAGTTTACAGATCGTTTTGTCAAAGCGCTTCAAAAAAGATTTGAAGCTGGCAAAGCGGCGAGGGCTTGATCTCAATCTATTGAATAAAATCGTGGATAAATTGGCTAATGGTGAGAAACTAGACGAAAAATATAGAGATCATGAACAGTTTGGTGATTTGTTTGGCTTTCGTGAATGCCATATTAAGCCAGATTGGATGTTAGTTTATCGTATTGATGGATGTAACCTTGTCTTGTTTTTGAATCGTACGGGTTCACATGCTGATTTATTTAGTATGTAA
- a CDS encoding type II toxin-antitoxin system RelB/DinJ family antitoxin, translating to MAKVSTNINLDADLKRSAQLLLKDLGMDLTTAVTIFLRQAVREQAIPFKITRDVPNADTMATLKEYAEMQAHPENYKRYANFKEAMEDVLG from the coding sequence ATGGCTAAAGTTAGTACCAATATCAATTTGGATGCTGATCTTAAGCGTTCAGCGCAGCTTTTGCTTAAGGATTTGGGTATGGATCTGACAACAGCGGTGACAATTTTTCTTAGGCAAGCTGTTCGTGAACAGGCTATTCCATTCAAAATTACCCGAGATGTTCCTAATGCTGACACTATGGCAACCTTGAAAGAATATGCTGAGATGCAAGCACACCCTGAAAATTATAAGCGTTACGCTAATTTTAAGGAAGCAATGGAAGATGTTCTTGGATGA
- a CDS encoding BrnT family toxin, with translation MLVFEWDENKNKLNQKKYGISFDEARTVFYDEAAIVFDNP, from the coding sequence GTGCTTGTATTTGAGTGGGACGAAAATAAAAACAAGTTAAATCAGAAAAAGTACGGCATCAGTTTTGACGAAGCTAGAACCGTTTTTTATGACGAAGCAGCTATCGTCTTTGATAACCCTTAG
- a CDS encoding BrnA antitoxin family protein, translating into MLNEYDIEKLNPRQNPYAKELKKQVTIKISPNVIDYFKQEAMQTGIPYQTLINLYLLDCINKNKKLNLTWESKQKSAD; encoded by the coding sequence ATGCTAAACGAATATGATATTGAAAAATTAAATCCTCGGCAAAATCCTTACGCTAAGGAACTGAAAAAACAGGTTACTATCAAAATCTCGCCCAATGTGATTGATTACTTCAAACAAGAAGCTATGCAAACAGGCATTCCCTATCAAACTTTAATCAATTTGTACCTGTTAGATTGTATCAACAAAAATAAAAAGCTCAATTTAACCTGGGAAAGCAAACAAAAATCTGCTGATTAA
- a CDS encoding DUF4097 family beta strand repeat-containing protein: MTRKVVNNKMIRIALTLLVIGIACCLIGLINGGSSIYRRLPLEIMNDMRINDSDSNHDYEKVDTYTIKPYLDEIAIEAHAASVEIRPSSSNVYQVKYSGNKRGLKITQGNKKLEIKELVFFDIPKLKRNMGSKIVLEVPHLLDKVDLNMNAGLVSIENMAIQDLSVDSNVGAVNLCNLQITKKLKLHADVGAIKASLVHDPTKTYVIHKDSDIGKINIDPKFMQEGTGSDKVYIDLDTNVGNINLSCAEK, from the coding sequence ATGACACGAAAGGTGGTAAACAACAAGATGATTCGCATAGCATTAACACTTTTAGTAATCGGTATAGCCTGCTGTTTAATTGGCTTGATTAATGGAGGTTCTAGTATATATAGACGTTTACCCCTAGAAATAATGAATGACATGCGTATTAACGATTCAGATTCTAACCATGATTATGAGAAGGTAGATACCTATACTATAAAACCTTATTTAGATGAAATTGCAATAGAGGCTCATGCCGCAAGTGTCGAAATTCGACCTTCTAGCTCTAATGTTTATCAAGTTAAGTATTCCGGCAACAAGCGTGGCTTAAAAATAACCCAAGGCAACAAAAAACTGGAAATTAAGGAGCTTGTATTTTTTGACATTCCGAAGCTTAAACGCAATATGGGTTCAAAGATTGTTTTGGAGGTGCCACATTTACTTGATAAAGTTGATCTAAATATGAATGCTGGTTTGGTTAGTATCGAAAACATGGCTATTCAAGATTTAAGCGTGGACAGTAATGTCGGAGCAGTTAATTTATGTAATTTGCAAATTACTAAAAAATTGAAACTGCATGCTGATGTAGGTGCTATAAAAGCCAGCCTAGTGCATGACCCAACTAAGACATACGTCATACATAAAGACAGCGATATTGGTAAAATCAATATTGACCCTAAATTTATGCAAGAAGGTACAGGCAGCGACAAAGTCTATATTGACTTAGACACAAATGTTGGCAATATCAACCTTTCTTGCGCTGAGAAGTAA
- a CDS encoding DUF1700 domain-containing protein: MMNREEYMAELARYLRKLPEPDYQDALNYFKEGFDAVGKEGEAERIKELGSPKDAAFEILSKLLTEDIKQAEKKEKRKKFINKHETRIEGRRSHFGLILACLVAAPIGIPIAIGVILIALLACIISFSIIALILACIVAVVWVLASIFYYGVLGIFSSTYAEIAIVVGLGLIGLSCVLFLVTLLMKAWQLIRTVSRRLTVAFMAKVRKNK; the protein is encoded by the coding sequence ATGATGAATAGAGAAGAATATATGGCGGAACTGGCCCGTTATCTTCGTAAATTGCCAGAACCTGATTATCAAGATGCGCTGAATTATTTCAAGGAAGGCTTTGATGCAGTCGGTAAAGAGGGCGAAGCAGAGAGAATCAAAGAATTAGGTTCGCCGAAAGATGCAGCTTTTGAAATATTGAGTAAATTGCTGACTGAAGACATCAAGCAGGCTGAGAAAAAAGAAAAGCGCAAGAAATTTATTAACAAGCACGAAACTAGAATCGAAGGTAGAAGAAGCCATTTCGGTTTGATTCTAGCTTGCCTAGTTGCAGCACCCATCGGCATTCCTATTGCTATCGGGGTCATTTTGATAGCACTTTTAGCTTGCATTATCAGCTTTTCGATTATTGCGTTAATTCTAGCTTGCATTGTGGCTGTTGTTTGGGTATTAGCTAGCATCTTTTATTATGGCGTACTTGGAATTTTCAGTTCGACATATGCAGAAATTGCTATCGTTGTCGGATTAGGCTTGATTGGACTTAGCTGTGTGCTATTTTTGGTCACATTACTAATGAAAGCTTGGCAGTTGATACGAACTGTTAGCCGCCGACTGACAGTAGCGTTTATGGCGAAAGTGAGGAAAAACAAATGA
- a CDS encoding PadR family transcriptional regulator gives MGGDKTGMYYSVSAQLIECMILAIVAKADSYGYEISRSIKQVADIKESTLYPILKRLVNSSFLTTYEEEIQGRRRKYYHLTEEGQGQLAMLRSEWKTYRSVLDAIIVEGKTYDE, from the coding sequence ATGGGAGGAGATAAAACAGGCATGTATTACAGTGTTTCGGCACAGCTGATTGAATGCATGATTTTAGCCATAGTTGCTAAAGCTGACTCCTACGGCTATGAAATCAGCCGCTCAATTAAGCAAGTTGCCGACATCAAAGAATCAACCCTGTATCCAATTCTGAAGCGTTTGGTCAATAGTAGCTTTTTGACTACATATGAAGAGGAAATTCAAGGTAGACGCCGTAAATACTACCATTTAACGGAAGAGGGCCAAGGGCAATTGGCTATGCTTCGAAGCGAATGGAAAACGTATAGAAGCGTACTGGATGCTATTATTGTGGAGGGTAAAACATATGATGAATAG
- a CDS encoding DUF819 family protein yields MQTVIQAEQTWLIWAILLILTLIALQLEKNYKWAQKLSAAVIGLLGAALLTNLRILPLESTVYDNIWTYVIPLSIPMLLFQSDLRRIFQEAGRSLLLFIVGALGTIVGAVVGHVLLQAFIPQLNHIAGMMTGSYIGGGVNFVALAQVFKLDKTLVSATTVADNFNMALYFIILVTIPRIGFFKRHFSHLKAEQNETVNKVKVSINAIDLARLFAVSVTIVAFSDSLANYFAKTIPTTTFASNLLQQLLGNTYLLITTITMLLATIFPKYCASIKGAPEVGNFLIEIFFVVIGVPASLQVIVETAPLLLVFCFIMVCFNMLFSFGAAKLFNFSLEEAIIASNANIGGPATASAMAISQGWSSLIGPGIFVGLFGYIIGNYLGTIVGNLL; encoded by the coding sequence ATGCAGACAGTAATTCAAGCCGAACAAACTTGGCTAATTTGGGCCATACTTTTAATTTTAACTTTAATCGCTCTGCAATTAGAAAAAAACTACAAATGGGCGCAAAAGCTTTCAGCGGCAGTGATTGGCTTATTAGGTGCAGCCTTACTGACTAATTTGCGTATCTTACCTTTAGAATCAACGGTATACGACAATATCTGGACCTATGTCATACCCTTATCCATACCGATGCTGCTTTTTCAAAGTGATTTACGCCGTATCTTTCAAGAAGCTGGGCGAAGCTTACTATTGTTCATAGTTGGCGCCCTTGGTACGATAGTAGGTGCGGTTGTGGGCCATGTGCTTTTACAGGCTTTTATCCCACAATTAAATCATATCGCTGGTATGATGACAGGCTCATATATCGGTGGTGGCGTCAATTTCGTAGCTTTGGCGCAAGTGTTTAAGCTAGATAAGACGTTAGTGTCAGCTACGACAGTTGCGGACAATTTCAATATGGCCTTGTATTTTATTATCCTGGTGACCATTCCTCGCATTGGCTTTTTTAAGCGCCATTTTTCCCATCTAAAAGCTGAACAGAATGAAACAGTTAATAAAGTTAAAGTATCAATTAACGCCATAGACTTAGCCAGATTATTTGCCGTATCTGTTACAATTGTGGCTTTCAGTGACAGCTTAGCTAATTATTTTGCTAAGACAATTCCAACTACTACTTTTGCGAGTAATTTGTTGCAGCAACTACTTGGCAATACCTATCTTTTGATTACGACAATTACGATGCTGTTAGCAACTATTTTCCCAAAATATTGTGCAAGCATCAAAGGCGCGCCAGAAGTTGGCAATTTCTTAATTGAGATTTTCTTTGTGGTGATTGGTGTACCAGCTAGTTTGCAGGTGATTGTCGAAACAGCGCCACTTTTGTTGGTATTTTGCTTTATCATGGTCTGCTTCAATATGCTTTTTTCATTCGGTGCAGCCAAGCTCTTTAATTTCAGTTTGGAAGAGGCAATTATCGCATCCAATGCTAACATCGGAGGTCCTGCTACAGCTTCAGCCATGGCAATTTCGCAAGGTTGGTCTTCCTTGATTGGCCCAGGTATCTTTGTAGGCCTGTTTGGCTATATCATTGGCAATTATTTAGGCACGATAGTGGGAAATTTGCTGTGA